A window of Dissulfurirhabdus thermomarina contains these coding sequences:
- a CDS encoding PilN domain-containing protein — MRGEREILGIHLGRELEVVRLRGRGRSWRPALGPAARPEDGRPALEQLRRLLEGLAPARRRRIVVTLPRPALFLREIRFPDLEPGEALSAVRLGIGLHAHLEPEALVHDEVVLPGEGATRVLLAYAPRHLVDPVLRVLGQTGHARSLHALAPATLGVDAVLRRAEGVAFPCLGLHREGAAWILSLHGREGWEGSHPLDVPEGASPWPGLAEVRPLLPTAFQAATVPVFLGPGAGEVSGEAPPGARHVPSVAWTALGGEGASPSWALGAAALARDPFPAISLHGGPRRPPLRLRLRLRPRQAAAVGGALALGLATLGLGLQVERLAARVAAKEAEVAAAEARIAPLRKTHQEAESLRATAEALAAFRAGGIPALETLKVLAEATPPETWIKSLHMKEDRIRLTAEGGSAVDVMGLWRAAGRFSEVRLVSPVTKDRRQRERFSVELVLAAPGGRDGG; from the coding sequence ATGAGAGGCGAGCGCGAGATCCTCGGCATCCACCTGGGGCGAGAGCTCGAGGTCGTGCGGCTCCGGGGGCGGGGCCGGAGCTGGCGGCCGGCCCTGGGGCCGGCCGCCCGGCCGGAGGACGGCCGGCCCGCCCTGGAGCAGCTCCGGCGGCTGCTCGAGGGCCTGGCGCCGGCCCGGCGCCGCCGGATCGTCGTGACGCTGCCCCGGCCCGCCCTCTTCCTCCGGGAGATCCGGTTCCCGGACCTCGAGCCCGGCGAGGCCCTCTCGGCCGTGCGGCTGGGGATCGGGCTCCATGCCCACCTCGAGCCGGAGGCCCTGGTGCACGACGAGGTGGTGCTGCCCGGGGAGGGGGCGACGCGGGTGCTTCTGGCCTACGCCCCCCGCCACCTGGTGGACCCGGTCCTCCGGGTCCTCGGGCAGACCGGGCACGCCCGCTCCCTCCACGCCCTCGCCCCGGCGACCCTCGGGGTGGATGCCGTGCTCCGGCGGGCCGAAGGGGTTGCCTTCCCGTGCCTGGGGCTCCACCGGGAGGGCGCGGCCTGGATCCTCTCGCTTCACGGGCGCGAGGGGTGGGAGGGCTCCCACCCCCTAGACGTGCCGGAGGGGGCCTCGCCCTGGCCGGGGCTCGCGGAGGTCCGGCCCTTGTTGCCGACGGCCTTCCAGGCCGCCACGGTTCCGGTCTTTCTCGGCCCCGGGGCGGGCGAGGTCTCGGGCGAGGCCCCGCCCGGGGCGCGCCACGTGCCGTCGGTCGCCTGGACGGCCCTCGGCGGGGAAGGGGCCTCCCCGTCCTGGGCCCTCGGGGCGGCGGCCCTGGCCCGCGATCCCTTCCCGGCGATCTCCCTCCACGGCGGGCCGCGCCGGCCGCCCCTGCGCCTCCGGCTCCGGCTTCGCCCCCGGCAGGCGGCCGCGGTGGGCGGCGCCCTGGCGCTGGGCCTGGCCACCCTCGGCCTCGGCCTCCAGGTGGAACGCCTGGCCGCCCGGGTGGCGGCCAAGGAGGCCGAGGTGGCCGCCGCGGAGGCCCGGATCGCCCCGCTGCGGAAGACGCACCAGGAGGCGGAGTCGCTCCGGGCCACCGCCGAGGCGCTGGCCGCCTTCCGCGCCGGCGGGATCCCCGCCCTGGAGACGCTGAAGGTGCTCGCCGAGGCCACGCCCCCGGAGACCTGGATCAAGAGCCTCCACATGAAGGAGGACCGGATCCGGTTGACCGCGGAGGGCGGCTCCGCGGTGGACGTCATGGGATTGTGGCGGGCGGCGGGCCGCTTCTCCGAGGTCCGGCTCGTCTCCCCGGTGACGAAGGATCGGCGGCAGCGGGAGCGGTTCTCGGTGGAACTGGTCCTGGCGGCCCCGGGGGGGCGGGATGGCGGCTGA
- a CDS encoding GspMb/PilO family protein, which produces MAAEATRSAGSSRVIRYGAVVIGLILWYALVWDPLWGKMGELETADLAAETKIARLQREERLYRKDAARVEVLRRRVEGLRRGAVAGGDPQVVASNLQNLLLKMASEMGLEVVTYRTGPVRKWRDERLAVTTFTFKTQTYGLVRFLKRLEDDGRLVRLETLNVAKVQGRSPHLRVTLEVAALCL; this is translated from the coding sequence ATGGCGGCTGAGGCGACGCGTTCGGCCGGCTCCAGCCGGGTGATCCGGTACGGGGCCGTGGTGATCGGGCTGATCCTGTGGTATGCCCTGGTCTGGGATCCGCTGTGGGGAAAGATGGGCGAGCTGGAGACGGCCGACCTGGCGGCCGAGACGAAGATCGCCCGGCTCCAGCGGGAAGAGCGGCTCTACCGCAAGGACGCCGCCCGGGTGGAGGTGCTCCGGCGGCGGGTGGAGGGCCTTCGGCGGGGGGCGGTGGCCGGGGGCGATCCCCAGGTGGTGGCCTCCAATTTGCAAAACCTCCTCCTCAAGATGGCCTCCGAGATGGGGCTCGAGGTGGTGACCTACCGGACGGGTCCCGTCCGGAAGTGGCGGGACGAGCGCCTGGCGGTGACCACCTTCACCTTCAAGACCCAGACCTACGGCCTGGTCCGGTTCTTGAAGCGGCTCGAGGACGACGGCCGCCTGGTGCGGCTCGAGACCTTGAACGTTGCGAAGGTCCAGGGGCGCAGCCCCCACCTCCGGGTGACCCTGGAAGTGGCGGCCCTGTGCCTGTAG